The Cyanobacteriota bacterium nucleotide sequence GGAGGGGCGATTACTACGGATGACCCCGCGGTGGCCGATCGAATTCGAGCGCTGCGAGAGCATGGCATGAGGGTGCGCTACTACCACGATGAAATTGGGGTGACTAGTCGCCTTGATGCTATTCAGGCTGTGATTTTGCAAGTTAAGCTGCGGTACCTGGATCGGTGGAACCAACAGCGACGAGACATTGCTGATCGCTACACCCAAAGCCTATCGCTGCTTCCTGGGATTACCACCCCCCGAACCCTAGAAGGTGCTGTACACGTTTGGCATCAATACACCATTCGTCTAGCCCTGTGTGGAGAGCATCGCCGCTGTGGTGCTCAGCCCTGTAGCTTGGATGGCAGTAAGCAGTGCCGCAATTGGCTGCGAGAACAGTTACAAACTCTAGGGGTCAGCTCGATGATTTATTACCCTGTGCCGGTCCATCTACAAGCAGCCTATAGTCGCCTTGGATTTCGCCCAGGCCAGTTTCCGGTAACTGAGCAAGTTGCCCAAGAGGTATTGTCGTTACCCATGTTTCCAGAGTTGACGATTGAGCAACAACAGCGGGTCATCGATGCGATCAAGGAATGTCTGGCGACTCTTAAAAGCTGATGATTAAGTAGCCATCTTGAAATTTTGCCCCAGTCACTGGCTTTCCCCTTAACTCAGGGGGTAAAACAATATTACGCCGTTGATCCCCGGCTGCAAT carries:
- a CDS encoding DegT/DnrJ/EryC1/StrS family aminotransferase, producing MINIPPLDLTEQYTLIGDEVNAVVLELLASGRYIGGPPVKDFEEQFAHYIGADYCVACNSGTDALYLALRALDIGAGDEVITTPFTFFATAEVISAVGATPVFVDIDPDTFNLDTTQLAAVITDRTRAIIPVHLFGQPADMTRVMAIADANNLFVVEDCAQATGAEWQGQRVGSIGHIGCFSFFPTKNLGACGDGGAITTDDPAVADRIRALREHGMRVRYYHDEIGVTSRLDAIQAVILQVKLRYLDRWNQQRRDIADRYTQSLSLLPGITTPRTLEGAVHVWHQYTIRLALCGEHRRCGAQPCSLDGSKQCRNWLREQLQTLGVSSMIYYPVPVHLQAAYSRLGFRPGQFPVTEQVAQEVLSLPMFPELTIEQQQRVIDAIKECLATLKS